From Nevskia ramosa DSM 11499, the proteins below share one genomic window:
- a CDS encoding sigma-54-dependent transcriptional regulator: MADKTGGRVLVVDDEAALLKTFRYCLEDDGHTVATAASGEQAMALIRSRVFDVCFLDLNLGDSNALELLPAIRIAAPWLRVVIVTAHSSVDTAVQAMRAGATDYLVKPCSPEQLRIAAATHLHARRLDLRLEELERETGRRSGGDAQLESRSPSMAALLDTARQVAESEASILVLGESGTGKGVIAKAIHRWSGRQAAPFVTINSPGLSAELFESELFGHRKGAFTGAIANSPGRVSQADGGTLFLDEIGEVPLALQPKLLRFLQDKQYESIGDPVTRQADVRLVAATNRDLNAMVRAGTFREDLLYRLDVIRIHLPPLRDRIEDLPQLAHGFLDEFIRIHRGRARGFSEAALAALAAHRWPGNIRELRNVVERASILCRGEQIEPRDLALGDAGGSAPATRSTQGLSLQALEREHILSVLGSAETLEVAAKTLGIDASTLYRKRKQYGI, translated from the coding sequence TTGGCTGACAAGACCGGGGGCCGCGTGCTCGTCGTCGATGACGAAGCAGCCCTGCTGAAGACCTTCCGCTACTGCCTTGAGGATGACGGTCACACCGTCGCCACGGCGGCCAGCGGCGAACAGGCGATGGCGCTGATCCGCAGCCGTGTCTTCGATGTCTGCTTCCTCGACCTCAACCTCGGTGACAGCAATGCGCTGGAGCTGTTGCCGGCCATCCGGATCGCCGCACCGTGGTTGCGGGTGGTCATCGTCACCGCACACTCCTCGGTCGATACCGCCGTGCAGGCGATGCGCGCCGGCGCCACCGATTACCTGGTCAAGCCCTGCTCGCCCGAGCAGTTGCGGATAGCCGCTGCTACTCACCTGCATGCGCGAAGGCTCGATCTGCGCCTGGAAGAGCTGGAACGTGAGACCGGCCGCCGCAGCGGTGGCGACGCGCAACTCGAAAGCCGCTCGCCGTCGATGGCTGCCCTGCTGGATACCGCACGCCAGGTTGCCGAAAGCGAGGCGAGCATCCTGGTGCTTGGCGAAAGTGGTACCGGCAAGGGTGTGATCGCGAAGGCGATCCACCGCTGGAGCGGCCGCCAGGCGGCACCGTTCGTGACCATCAACAGCCCGGGGCTATCCGCGGAGCTGTTCGAGAGCGAACTGTTCGGCCATCGCAAGGGCGCGTTCACCGGTGCCATTGCCAACTCGCCGGGGCGCGTGTCACAGGCCGACGGCGGCACCTTGTTTCTCGACGAGATCGGCGAAGTGCCGCTGGCCCTGCAGCCGAAGCTGCTGCGCTTCCTGCAGGACAAGCAATACGAAAGCATCGGCGATCCGGTGACCCGCCAGGCCGATGTGCGCCTGGTCGCCGCGACCAATCGCGATCTCAACGCCATGGTCCGCGCCGGGACCTTCCGCGAGGATCTGCTCTACCGGCTCGATGTCATCCGCATTCATCTGCCGCCGCTGCGTGACCGCATCGAAGACCTGCCGCAACTGGCACACGGTTTCCTCGACGAGTTCATCCGCATTCATCGCGGCCGTGCCCGCGGCTTCAGCGAGGCGGCGCTGGCTGCCCTCGCCGCCCATCGCTGGCCCGGCAACATCCGCGAGCTGCGCAACGTCGTCGAACGGGCCAGCATCCTCTGTCGCGGCGAGCAGATCGAACCGCGCGATCTCGCGCTTGGCGATGCCGGCGGCAGCGCGCCGGCAACACGCTCGACACAGGGCCTGAGCCTGCAGGCCCTGGAACGCGAGCACATCCTCAGCGTGCTCGGTTCCGCGGAGACGCTGGAAGTCGCCGCCAAGACCCTCGGCATCGACGCCTCGACCCTGTACCGCAAGCGCAAGCAGTACGGCATCTGA